From a single Pelodiscus sinensis isolate JC-2024 chromosome 4, ASM4963464v1, whole genome shotgun sequence genomic region:
- the LOC142829018 gene encoding LOW QUALITY PROTEIN: olfactory receptor 5F1-like (The sequence of the model RefSeq protein was modified relative to this genomic sequence to represent the inferred CDS: deleted 1 base in 1 codon): protein MPGENLTVMSEFILLGFTDSPELQVPFFLVFLIIYLITIVGNLGMIVLVKVDPQLHTPMYFFLSNLSWIDFCYSSNITPKALGNFLSERKAISFAGCFVQMYFFIALASTEFIIFGLMAFDRYVAICNPLLYTTIMSQRLCLKMVAGAYVAGFLNSVIHTSFISSLSFCHSNVIDHFFCEVPPLLKLSCSDTHLSETFVFICAGVNMLGSLLVILSSYTYILSTILRTRSFDGRRKAFSTCASHLTAVTLFYGTGLFIYLPPSSNVSQEQNKIVSIFYTFFIPMLNPLIYSLRNKEVKGALKRALGQKKNVLT, encoded by the exons GAAAATCTCACCGTGATGTCTGAATTTATCCTCCTGGGATTCACAGATTCTCCAGAGCTGCAGGTGCCcttcttcttggtgttcctcatcaTCTACCTTATCACCATTGTGGGAAATCTCGGGATGATCGTGTTAGTTAAAGTGGATCCCcaactccacacccccatgtactttttcctcagcAACTTGTCCTGGATAGATTTCTGCTATTCCTCAAATATCACCCCCAAAGCTTTG GGAAATTTCCTGTCAGAGAGGAAAGCCATCtcctttgctggctgctttgtgcAGATGTATTTCTTTATCGCTTTGGCAAGTACTGAGTTCATCATTTTTGGCTTAATGGCCTTTGAccgctatgtggccatctgtaacccgctgctcTATACAACCATCATGTCCCAGAGACTCTGCCTCAAAATGGTGGCAGGGGCCTATGTGGCAGGCTTCCTGAACTCAGTGATCCACACCTCCTTCATTAGTAGTTTATCGTTCTGTCACTCCAATGTCATTGACCATTTCTTCTGTGAGGTCCCTCCGCTCCTCaagctctcctgctctgacacccacCTGAGTGaaacttttgttttcatttgcgCTGGTGTAAACATGCTTGGTTCTCTCCTGGTGATCCTGAGCTCTTACACTTACATCCTCTCCACCATCCTGAGGACCCGCTCCTTCGACGGCAggcgcaaagccttctccacctgcgcctCCCATTTGACAGCTGTCACCCTCTTCTATGGGACCGGCCTGTTTATCTATTTACCGCCCAGTTCCAACGTCTCACAGGAGCAGAATAAAATAGTATCCATTTTTTATACCTTTTTCATTCCCATGCTGAACCCCTTGAtttacagcctgaggaacaaggaggtgaAGGGTGCACTGAAGAGAGCTTTggggcaaaaaaaaaatgtattaactTAA